cattGCAAAATTGACGGgggtgtgaaactccgcgcctgcgtagcactcacgggacggaaggacaatcccgaccgcttttatatagaaggatgacaATGCTTGTATTATCCATGAAAAGTgacacaaactttaaaaataaaacaggtacTATGTCACAACTGAATAGACAGCTCATATTACCAACACTTCttagtatttatttaattgtaattccTGCTTGTGCAAGTTGCATTTATTTCTACTAATAATTCTTACTGTTTTGTGAAGTAAGGGAGTGAAGCAGGACAATGCTAGTTTGTGTGTCAGACTTTATTGTGTGAATTGTATAATCAAATACTGACAGCCCCAAGGTAAATGTCAGAGAGCTctcaatagtttttattttaagcaatgtTATTTCACAAGCTTTATTTCCGtggtttcattttaataaatctaATTCATGTTTCACGTGTATAgattacagtgaaactcttacaAGAATGCCTGACCAACATATAATCTGTCCTCCTCCTTCAAAATCCATCCATGAACAGGACAGGTCAAAGAAAGTGATGTGAAGGTCTCAGATAATTAACGAGAATGTTTTGGTTTAGTCAGTCAAATGCATGTGAAAAGATAAGCAAGGATGGTAAATGGCCCCATTTTCCATTTTAGGGGTCAGTCTCATGGATTTATGAGACTGTAGCTTCAATGTGCTATATTTAAtatgacacaaaaaacaaaaacaaaattgggtACTAAGTCACAACTCACTGGACAGCTCATTTTACCAACACTgccacttattatttatttagttgtaaTTCTTGCTTGTGTAGGTTGCATCTGTTCATAAtcgttttgtgcattttttttttttttttacaattgataAGCTTTACAAAATGTTCTGGTATCTGATGAATTATTAAAAGTAACACACAAATGCACATTGGATATATATATGGGTattttgcctgtgtgtgtgtggcacggtggcgcagtggtagcgctgctgcctcgcagttaggagacccgggttcacttcccgggtcctctctgcgtggagtttgcatgttctccccgtgtctgtgtgtgtttcctcccacagtccaaagacatgcaggttaggtggattggcgattctaaattggccctagtgtgtgcttggtgagtgggtgtgtgtgtcctgcggttggttggcaccctgcctgggattggttcctgccttgtgccctgtgttggctgggattggctccagcagacccctgtgaccctgtgttcggattcagtaggttggaaaatggatggatggatatatatatatatatatatatatatatatatatatatataaagagagagaatgTGCCCAACCCACAGTTGCTGCCTAATAGGCAGCCCCACtactttcttcatattttactttataatttaaaaacagaataagaatctgaaaatctaacaacatcatgttaaagttcaataaattctgaaaagaatgataccaaatatactgtatattatatatatatatatatatatatatatatatatatatatatataggttttaaaataatcccgatttaaagcgtgacaaagtcacataaaatcattgcaattttaggattttatatataactatattatattatatattatacacacacaccgagagagagagagtttatactgtatattacagagAGGACAAGTGAGAGATTAATAGCACAAAAAGATAACTGATAATACAGGAttatttgtatttcttatttACATATCTTCTTATAAACCATGTTTACTTTTAGTCTGCATTATTGAATTGAATATGTGAATATTGAAAATGGAGGTATGGATGAAATTAAATTtgctattattaataattttatgtttaaatcGAGTACACATAATCAACATTTTGTGCAAATGTTTAGTTTTACTTAggaaaaaatgagaagaaaatgaaCTTTAGATAACGTGTGTCATTGCAATCCATTTATTCTGTTATGTTCTAATTTTCTTTGGCAAAGGTGTTATTTAATTCAGGCCTAATCTGCTTCCACTCTGAACAAGTCTGACAGTTTCACATGTGCCCAACTGTACTTTAACTACAATGCTTTGCCCTTCAGAACTACAGCACAACAggttagaaagaaaaaagaaagaaggaaaatattTAGCTTCTGGATTGAATTTGAAATCCTAATATAGTTAAAATGTTGAACTTATGTAAGAATAAGAAGTCCCCACTAAATGGTTTCCTGTTAGTGCATTCACTTGTGTATCAGTAAATCTGGTGAATTTTGCATAGCCGATATTTGAATTCAAGTCAATTCCTTTCAGTTCTCTATGCACATTGATCATAtaaaaagttattaataataaataaatgtaattattgttaTGATTTGAACTTCATTCTCACTTCTCAAAGCTCAGAAAGTGAGGAGGCAGTAAGGAGCAATGAGAAAAGAATGTTTATGAAGTGTTGGAGTCCAAACAGGTTTAGGTCTCCAGGTGCTCATTTAAATGCAACAGTCTCATGAGGAAATATGGACTAAAAGAGGAAGCAATTACAGTTGCAGGCTGTTTAGTATTGAAATAAAATGTGACAGATTTAAAAGTGAGcaaataattctttatatatactatatgcctaatttaaaatgcaagtctgttgctgtatatttatacagtatgtataaatatatattcttaTGATAGgagaatgagaagtcaagcaaaatgacactttttattggctaactaaaatattACAACATGCAatctttcaaggcagctcaggccccttcttcaggcaagatgcaatcagtaagaaggggcccaagttgcctcgaaagcttacatgttgtaatcttttatttagccaatacaaggtatcattttgcttgactttttattgcatccataatggctaacgtggtacaacaccctactatgAGAAAAATATTAAACTGTCTGCGcattctgggtgtggcggaagcttgaccaaataaggccctggaaaggtccatgcgccccctggcggtggctacAGGTTCCAGCAGGGTGGAGCCTCCATGCTCATAACCCGTAGCCCCACTGAAAAccaagagggctgccctctattgGCCCGGGCAAGAAAATATCCCGGCAATCCTCTTTCTCCTGGTCCTTGCACActttgggcatcctggccagcAAGGGCCCTGATCATCCGCCacagtattcattattattcttacctaatttatcttcactttttttttctagtaataatttctttgacatcttgtaaaccactctgagctacatcctgtgtatgaaaatgtgttatagaaacaaatgttgctgttgaattttacgttgaataaatgattgaaaaggtCTTTTCCTTCCTTGCAGAAAGATCTGTTTGCctattcaaatatgttgaaaaaggcATCAATTTCAACGGAGTGTACTTagttttttatatgactgtatatggGCAAACTCTACTATATCAATCTAATGCTAGAATATCATGTTattagttagtttttttttattgaacagCAAGAACTCCATCATAAAAACAAGTCAAGTTAATATATTCTAATCTTACACATAAAATTACTCCTGTTATATCATATGCCTGATCTTCAAGTACCTTGCCTGCACTGGCTGGCACTTGGTATTGCACAAAAAAGATATTTGTGAGTCGATTACAATATTTATGGCCCGGAAAGAAATATGCAAGTCAGTCTCACGATTGTTAAAAGTGAATATTGCCTAATACAATTTACTTGCTCCATCTCAGGACAGAATACCTTATAGGCATACAttaccaaaaaaacaaacatttttttcacctGGGAGAATATTGTCTTACGGATGTTTGGTTGAAAATTCAAAAAGGTCTACCTgagctttttctttttacagtgtcCCCAAGTGAGAAAAACACATCCTCAGCTCTGACTGAACGTACCCCCTCAACTTTAGAATCAGAATATTTTGACTAGatcctgaaaagaaaagaaaataattaaagtgaAACTGGcggagaaataaaacagaaatgtcaacCATATTGCAGAGTAGTTGTGATATTTTGTCTCTCACGTTTCAAGTCAGGTATGCAACATCTGggatgattcttttttttttttaaaaccatggGAAGATTTTGGTCTGTATTTAATACCTTGCCATAACTTGTTACAGGACACTGGAACATGGCTAATCTACACCATCCTTTTAAGTAAGCAACCATCTCACACATTAGAGATAGTTTCTCTTCTAGGCTTTTGACTTTTAACTCCTCCACTTTACCTATCATCTCAGATGCTGCTTCTGCAGATATTTCAAATTATTCCCTTAACACAAGATTCGGTTTTCCTTATCTTCAGTTAATCCCGCTTTATTAATCTGCTAGCTTCCACCAGTTAACAGAATCAGGAATGCCCAACACTGGTGTCAGAACTGGGTTTATCATTCTTATGTGAAATTCAGAAATATTACATGTGATGTAGGAAGTCTGACCTAATTAAGCCAAAATTGTTTACACTGACCAATCCAAAAAACCTCTTGTGGTGTTTTatgcaagtttttattttttcctttgtcttcatAAATGATTTCTTTTTGCTTCTTGCAGTGGACAGATGCTGTAAAATAGAAGAGTCTAAAAAAGTGGTGGTGGGCTGCAGCTTAACAACATTAGTACCATGTCTTTTTGTCGTTCTGGCACTCGCTCCAGCTCTGCATTGCGATTCAAAAAGAGGAAGTCTCGATTCTCTCACCGAGAGATCCAGGTACTGCTGGAGGAGGTGAGCAGGAATCGGCACATCGTCATTGGCAAGTGTTTGTTTATGATGTTACTTTATTACAAAGTACCTATGTAATGCACATATTATGTCTTTTGCTGGGGATGGAGTGGGTGGACTTTATTATCGTGCCTTTAATTCGAGAACATTCTCAATTGTGGCAAGTGTACGTACGTGTTCAAGAAGACATGGTCGGAAGATATTGATGGACATTTCCTTACTAGATAtttgtttctctctgtctctgttgtATTTACCAGGCAAGTTCAACCGTGGTGTTGCAAGTGAATTGAAAAAGCGAACATGGGCCGAGATCACAGCTCGCATCAATGGGGTCAGCCACTGTCCACGTGAGATAATCGAAGTTATCAAGAAGTGGTCAGATCTAAAATGTGACACAAAGCGTAAAGTAGCAGTGATGCGGGCGGGAAGTAGCATGATAGGGGACCTTACTCCTGTTGAAACTGCTGTACATCAGATACTTGAATTGGCCAGCAAGCGTCGCACGCAATCAGAAGATGTGGTTTCGTCACGAGTCAGTGACAGAGTGGCCCTTGATGCCATCAGGTCAGATGCCATCAAACAGGAAGAATCTACAGAACTGCCTACCACTTCAACTGCTCCAACTGCTGAATGGAAGAATGTTTCAATAGATCTGCCATCCAAAAGGGAGTTGGCCACACCGACTCACGTCTACTGTGTCACCTCTCGTAAGTTGTTTTGTTGAGAAATGTAATActcattcagaattcattattttgctttgaatttacaGAACTGGTATACACTAGTACTGCCATTTTCCTTTTATCTTTCCAGAGCAAGAGAGCTCCTCCTCCCCATTTGAGGTGCAGTATGAAATTCGCACAGTTGATGGTAAGTGTGGACCCTATTCTTTACCTCAGCTTTCTATATATTAGGCATCCACTTATCTACTTCACCAACATGAAGAAATCAGAAGTATtacaatactagcagaatacccacgcttcgtaacatgattgtcaatgtaattgtattgtcactgatatgagtgttgctgtcatatctatatctatctatctatatatatatatatatatatatatatatatatatatatatatatatatatatatatatatatatatatatatatatatatatatatatctatatatatatatatatatatatatagatatatatatatatatatatagaataccaCTTtgagagagtagtgtgttaaagaaggtacgaaaagaaaaggaaaaattttaaaaataacaaacatggttgttaatgtaaatgttttgtcattgatatgagtgttgttctcatatctatatatatatatatatatatatatatatatatatatatatatacatatatatacccgcgcttggcagcggagaagtagtgtgttaaagaaggaaagagaaagaaaaggaaacattttgaaaacaacgtaacatgattgtcaatgtaattgttttgccactATTATGAGTGTccctgtgatatatatatatagcaaaataccagcttatgcgatgtcatgtgttaaagaagttatgaaaagaaaaggaaacattttaaaaataatgtaacatgattgtcaaagtaattgttttgtgtatttggcggcagcgtcacgaagttgttttcggtagctgcatcagaaaatgtaccacgacgtctgacacgcctcctttttactgttttctcacagcttggattgcttctgtcatatatatacacacacacatcttcatatctatatacatatctacatatacacacacacacacacatatatatatatatatatatatatatatatatatatatatatatatatatatatatatatatatatatatatatatatatatacacacacacatacatacctatctacatcatatatacacacacatacatacatacacacacacaaattacatatatgtgtgtatgtatgtatgtatgtatgtatatgtgtgtgtgtatatatacacatacatatacttgtgtgtatgtttgtatgtgtctatatgtgtgtgtataggtttggtcactgagtgcaaggggaaaataataaattatactctataagttattaaacagtaaaacattaacgttttaagaagtacaggtacattgaaattacattttctatgtgaacgttcaaatttgtgcctctggtaatgtgccttaccggcatttaaagaaaattagttttgtgtcctctgcagtgttaagagagaaaggctttggtttgggataaaaggaaaaaaggtgtaaagaaaggaaagttgcctttttcttttatatagtatagagagatgtgttcgctggcgttatgatcgccttttggggacagtcgcgtgggtcttgtgtagactggtgagacgtcccgccattaatcggctgtgatggcactgtcagtcctccactcctgtgcgtgtcttcataatccgagctgaggacctcataatcgtatacgtgcaaaagaaagtgtgaatcgccttaatattattttgccgtggtgtagaaaaggggtcccatgtttgcatttgtctgggctatagcgcagggggaggatgaaaaaaattaaaagtgctcactttgacttaaggcagaagcacagtcagcgtctcaaaggctgacACAGCtatgctcgacttttgctgggcaggagaccacagtttttgcagacacgtttatgaTATCagaagtctcagcgctctttggaggtcattcatatatatatatatatatatatatatatatatatatatatatatatatatatatatatatatatatatagcaaaatacccgccttgcagcggagaagtagtgtgttaaagaagtaatgaaaagaaacattttaataataacgtaacatgattgacattgtcatgagtgttgctgtcatatatatgcctgcctaaataagtcacctcgctttgctcttactttttaccgttcatttaatcatgggtagtggcggaaaaattataaaatggaaggaggat
This genomic window from Polypterus senegalus isolate Bchr_013 chromosome 12, ASM1683550v1, whole genome shotgun sequence contains:
- the LOC120540589 gene encoding myb/SANT-like DNA-binding domain-containing protein 4, which translates into the protein MSFCRSGTRSSSALRFKKRKSRFSHREIQVLLEEVSRNRHIVIGKFNRGVASELKKRTWAEITARINGVSHCPREIIEVIKKWSDLKCDTKRKVAVMRAGSSMIGDLTPVETAVHQILELASKRRTQSEDVVSSRVSDRVALDAIRSDAIKQEESTELPTTSTAPTAEWKNVSIDLPSKRELATPTHVYCVTSQQESSSSPFEVQYEIRTVDDQPLDSDSIQDLKEECQTHFPDTMQTLTEEDVLHGTGQRRGVTSPNPASIHQTLSMREKLVQNASLSVREQRTSNELLETISRSLELLSESMQQMVETHQDFIRDTLQLQRESMHILREFTSGALALMHEKLNGRPLQP